A DNA window from Gemmatimonadales bacterium contains the following coding sequences:
- a CDS encoding helix-hairpin-helix domain-containing protein: MTVSPSRPAPGTPGRKARRAPPDDLQSIPGVGPSIAQDLQDLGIGCVADLKGRDPEEMYDRICLQRGVHQDRCLLYVFRCAVYFAGTPRPNAQKLKWWNWKD; encoded by the coding sequence ATGACTGTTTCCCCATCACGCCCGGCCCCTGGGACACCAGGCAGGAAAGCGCGTCGCGCGCCACCTGACGACCTCCAGTCCATCCCGGGCGTCGGCCCCAGCATCGCCCAGGACCTGCAAGACCTGGGCATCGGGTGCGTCGCGGACCTGAAGGGGCGGGACCCCGAGGAGATGTACGATCGCATTTGCCTCCAGCGGGGCGTCCACCAGGACCGTTGCCTGCTATACGTGTTCCGCTGCGCGGTGTACTTCGCGGGCACGCCTCGGCCTAACGCCCAG
- a CDS encoding RES family NAD+ phosphorylase has protein sequence MTRFAGRVWRHVRAGAVPLHLGKLWKHAEGRWNRRGEYACLYTALTRAGALAELARARLRYGRALGPRELVSIDVTLAPVLNLTDRRSLRRAALGAGVKDEPALLTADGDEALEHCRRLADWARSEGYTALLVPSASAPGETNQVIYFDVVAPKQLEIDDGPDRERVP, from the coding sequence CTGACGCGTTTCGCGGGCCGCGTCTGGCGGCACGTCCGCGCCGGCGCCGTCCCGCTGCACCTGGGCAAGCTCTGGAAGCACGCGGAAGGCCGCTGGAACCGGCGCGGCGAGTACGCTTGTCTCTACACCGCGCTCACCCGCGCCGGCGCTCTGGCCGAGCTGGCGCGCGCGCGTTTGCGCTACGGTAGGGCGCTCGGCCCGCGGGAGCTGGTTTCGATTGACGTCACGCTGGCTCCAGTGCTGAACCTCACCGACCGGAGGTCGCTTCGCCGGGCGGCGCTGGGCGCCGGCGTCAAGGACGAGCCCGCGTTGCTCACGGCCGATGGAGATGAGGCGCTCGAGCACTGCCGCCGCCTCGCGGACTGGGCGCGCTCAGAGGGGTACACCGCGCTGCTCGTCCCATCGGCCTCGGCGCCCGGAGAGACCAACCAGGTGATCTACTTCGACGTGGTCGCGCCCAAGCAGCTCGAGATTGACGACGGGCCCGACCGGGAGCGGGTGCCCTGA
- a CDS encoding DUF2384 domain-containing protein, which translates to IGVSSRSIARWREARNRPSPRHVMAAEQMLELAQALDAAFGRDRTGMQEWLHQPLPALRRRSPLRAIVAGDVADVISLLASAESGAFA; encoded by the coding sequence ATCGGCGTCTCCAGCCGCTCGATCGCCCGTTGGCGCGAGGCCAGGAACCGGCCCAGCCCGCGGCACGTGATGGCGGCCGAGCAGATGCTGGAGCTGGCGCAGGCGCTCGACGCTGCCTTCGGGCGTGACCGAACGGGCATGCAGGAATGGCTGCACCAGCCCTTGCCGGCTCTACGCCGCCGCTCCCCGCTCCGCGCCATCGTCGCCGGAGACGTCGCCGACGTCATCAGTCTGCTCGCCAGCGCCGAGAGCGGAGCCTTCGCCTGA